Within the Arachis duranensis cultivar V14167 chromosome 10, aradu.V14167.gnm2.J7QH, whole genome shotgun sequence genome, the region NNNNNNNNNNNNNNNNNNNNNNNNNNNNNNNNNNNNNNNNNNNNNNNNNNNNNNNNNNNNNNNNNNNNNNNNNNNNNNNNNNNNNNNNNNNNNNNNNNNNNNNNNNNNNNNNNNNNNNNNNNNNNNNNNNNNNNNNNNNNNNNNNNNNNNNNNNNNNNNNNNNNNNNNNNNNNNNNNNNNNNNNNNNNNNNNNNNNNNNNNNNNNNNNNNNNNNNNNNNNNNNNNNNNNNNNNNNNNNNNNNNNNNNNNNNNNNNNNNNNNNNNNNNNNNNNNNNNNNNNNNNNNNNNNNNNNNNNNNNNNNNNNNNNNNNNNNNNNNNNNNNNNNNNNNNNNNNNNNNNNNNNNNNNNNNNNNNNNNNNNNNNNNNNNNNNNNNNNNNNNNNNNNNNNNNNNNNNNNNNNNNNNNNNNNNNNNNNNNNNNNNNNNNNNNNNNNNNNNNNNNNNNNNNNNNNNNNNNNNNNNNNNNNNNNNNNNNNNNNNNNNNNNNNNNNNNNNNNNNNNNNNNNNNNNNNNNNNNNNNNNNNNNNNNNNNNNNNNNNNNNNNNNNNNNNNNNNNNNNNNNNNNNNNNNNNNNNNNNNNNNNNNNNNNNNNNNNNNNNNNNNNNNNNNNNNNNNNNNNNNNNNNNNNNNNNNNNNNNNNNNNNNNNNNNNNNNNNNNNNNNNNNNNNNNNNNNNNNNNNNNgatggcggcattcatgagaatccgggaaagtctaaccttgtctgtggtattccgagtaggattccgggattgaatgattgtgacgagcttcaaactcctgaaggctggcgttagtgacagacgtaaaagaatcattggattctattccagcctgattgagaaccgacagatgattagccgtgctgtgacagagcataggaacgttttcactgagaggatgggaagtagccattgacaacggtgacaccctacatagagcttgccatagAATGGATTTTGCGTGTGgagaaggatttcaaggaaaagttgaagtcagaggacaaagcatctccaaaactccaacatattccccattactgcacaacaagtaacgctgttattctcttttatttttataatcaaacctCATAATTTCATTAAACCCTTattggcctcctgactaagataaataaaataaacattgattgcttcaaaccaataatctccgtgggatcgacccttactcacgtaaggtattacttggacgacctagtgcacttgctggttagttgtgcgaatcacaaattcgtgcaccactacCCCATTTCGGAtagtgaatgggtgagcccGATCCAAGTCGTGCCAAAGAAATCTGGGGTGACCACAATCAAGAATGAGAGCGGGGAACTTATAGCAACAAGGGTGCAAAACTCTTGGAGGGTGTGCATCGACTACCGAAGGTTGAATGCGGCCACTAGaaaagatcacttcccactACTGTTTATCGACCAAATGCTTGATCGATTAGCCGGTAAATctcattattgttttctagatggttaaTCGGGGTACTTCCAAATACACATTGCtctaaaagatcaagaaaaaacaacaTTTACTTGCCCCTTTGGGACCTATGCCTATAAGTGTATGCCATTCggcttatgcaatgcaccggcaactttccaaaggtgcatgataaGCATATTTGCGGATTTTCTAGATCATTgcatggaagttttcatggatgatttcagcgtgtatggtgattcttttgATCATTGCTTGGATAACTTTAAAAAAGTTTTGGAAAGATGCACTAAATCAaaccttgtcttaaattttgaGAAGTGTCATTTCATGGTTAAGCAAGGCATTATTTTAGGACATATTGTTTGCAAAGAAGGTATTTCCGTAGATccagaaaaaattaattttatatctagtttgccttacccctcctccgagagggaagtccgttcgttccttggacatgcaggattttaccGAAGATTTATCAAGGACATTAGTAAGGTAGCATTACCTCTATCTCGACTATTGCAAAAGGACATTTTGTTTGATCTAAGCGAGGAGTGCATGGAAGCTTTCGACAACTTAAAATGGCATTGACACAAGCTCCCATCGTAAGAGGGCCGGATTGGAGTCGGCCGTTCGAAATAATGTGCGATGCTTCAAACTATGCGGTGGGAGCCGCATTAGCACAACACGAGGATAAGAATCCACATGTCATAGCCTATGCATCAAAAATATTAGAtggggcccaatccaactacactactaccgagaaagaactcttggctattgcttttgctttggataaattccgagcctatcttcttggttctaaggtagtagtgtactcggATCATGCGGCGTTAAAATATTTGTTGGCTAAGAAGGAATCCAAACCGAGATTGATTAGATGGGTTTTATtgttgcaagaatttgatttagaaatcaaagataggagtggttcacAAAACCTAGTGGCGGATCACTTAAGTCGCCTTGAACACACCAACGGCGATGCCGCTCCTATCAATGATTCTTTTCCCCTTGAGGGCTTGCACTCAATCTCGAAAGTTATTCCTTGGTATGCTCCAATAGCAAACTACTTGGTCTCCTGCACCTTTCATCCTAACCTCTCCAAACATCAAAAAGATAAGCTAAAAAGCGAATCTAAATACTATGTATGGGATGATCCTTACCTTTGTAGATATGGAGCGAACCAAGTAGTCTGAAGGTGCATTTCCCAAACCGAATTCCAAACAATCTTGGATGCTTGCCATTCCTCCAAGGGAGGTGCACATTATGGACCTCAAAGGACGGCAAGAAAGGTCATTGATTGtggattttggtggccaaccCTTCTTAAAGACTCCTTTCTTTATTGCAAATCTTGTTCTGAATGCCTTAGATTTGGTAATATCTCTAAGAAGGATGAAATCTCCCGACAAAATATgctattttgtgaaatctttgatgtgtggggtatcaacttcatggggccattcccaaaCTCTAATGGTTTTATCTACATTCTACTAGCCGTCGATTATGTGTCCAAATAGGTAGAAGCGATACCCACCTGGACGAATGATGCTAATGTAGTTCTCTCTTTTGTGaggaataatataatttgtcGCTTTGGGTCGCCACTAGCAATCGTGAGTGACCAAGGTTCACACTTTTgaaacaaaagaatggaagggCTCATGAAGAAATACGGCATCATACATAAAGTTTCCACGACCTATCACCCCCAAACGAATGGCCGTCCAATCGGGAAATCAAGCATGTGTTGGAAAGGATTGTGAAGCCTAGTAGAAAATATTGGAGTGCCAAGCTTACCGACGCACTTTGGGCATACCGAACAGCATACAAAACGCCAATTGGCATGAACCCCTTTCGGTTGGTGTGTGGTAAAGCTTGCCACCTACCGGTAGAAATTGAACACAAAGCATATTGGACCGTCAAGGAATACAATCTAAGTTTGGGTGGGGCCGGAGTTGAGAGAAAGCTTCAATTGGCGGAATTAGATTGTTTGAGATTAGAGGCCTATGACAACTCTAGGCTttacaaagagaagatgaaagcCATCCATGATAAGAACATTAAGAGAGGGGAATTTAGGCCCGGTGAaatagtcctcctttacaactcaAGGTTGAGATTGTTGCCCGGAAAGCTAAGATCGAGATGGGAGGGACCCTATCAATTAGAGAAAGCGGAACCTTATGGAGTTTACCATTTGTGCCATCCCTCAAGTTCGGATATTTTCAAGGTAAATGGGCACCGTCTCAAATTGTATCATGGTGAGCAAAGGAAGGGCAACAAGGAGATTGAgatattccttttggaagatGTACCTCTTGACAAAGAGCATTGAGCTAGtggaagtccaacttaaggacgttaaacaaaagtgctaggtgggagacaccccaccatgatAAGATCTATCTTTTTGCCCTTTTTGTATATAGCCATTAGACTCTTCTTTGATTTGTGATTGCTTAGTCATTGACTTGTTTAGCTAGActtgattttattattcataGAAGTTTGCACTATGGATTACTTGAATGGTAGAAAACACCCAATTTCTAGGTCTTACATGAAGTTTTAGGTGTTTTTTGGCCCTTGGCTAGCTACCTGCTGAATTTGTGATAAGATGTGCATTCTTCATCTTCATAAAAAAAGGGCAGCACACGGGCGCGCCCATCGGGGGATGCAGCATCTGCGCTAaattccagagagttaggcgAACGCTGAGCTAGCTTCAAGCCCCGTGCCCGACCCcctttgcgcgtgcgcgcacctggcgcgcacACACCCATCTGCCACCTCGGGAATTGACATGCGCGCACACGTGCCGCGTTCGTGTGGATTGTCCTGCCGCATCTCTGGTTCATTTTTCAGAGAGTTGCGCCATACCTAGGCTCGCCTTGAGCCAGAGGCACAACACCACTGCTGCGCGCATGCCAATCTGCTCACCACTGCCCCCGCGCGTCGGCGCAGTGTGCACGCACGTGCCACCACTTCTGCAGCCAACCCCTGGTACAAAGTCCAGAGAGTTGCGCAACTCCTGGGCCAACATCGTGCCACTGGCACAACCACTTTCACGCGTGCCTGCACCTGGCACGCGCGTGTTCTTCCTGCCCCTGTCCCACCTGCGTGAGCGCGcacagtgcgcgcacgcgttgGTCTTGCGATGTGGAAAAGGAACTAGCGCACCCATATTTCAATTTCTTCCTCTAACCTTCTCCTCTATACCACTCCACCCACCTCTCAACCCCCATCTGCGGCACCACCTCCGGCGGACCCcatattttctctcttctctatttATCCACCTCTCTTCTACTCCTCTATCTCACCTATACCTCCATTACCTCTCTCCTTCCCAAGGTACTCTTACCTACTTTCCTCCCTGTTTTGCTTATCTCTTTTCCCTTCcttagttagttaattttgttttttttttaagtagcttctcttccttttttctcttctttgctTGTTTACCTTTGTTTTAACTTTTCTACTTCTTTATGAGTGTTGTGGGTCATGATTTCTTTTGCATTGGTGGATTAGTTGTTATGCTTGATTTCATTGTAATTGTGGTGCACTATGATGACTAATGTTACTTTGTGGGTTGTTACATTGCTCCATCCCCTCCGCTTGTTCATTGTAAAAGGACGCacgccaagtgtttgatgaagagCACACATGACcttttgagcttattttgacTCATTGCTTTCCAATTAGTGCTCTTTCTCACTAACTTGGGTATTCCTATGTGCCTCGGGCA harbors:
- the LOC107469785 gene encoding uncharacterized protein LOC107469785, translating into MNPFRLVCGKACHLPVEIEHKAYWTVKEYNLSLGGAGVERKLQLAELDCLRLEAYDNSRLYKEKMKAIHDKNIKRGEFRPGEIVLLYNSRLRLLPGKLRSRWEGPYQLEKAEPYGVYHLCHPSSSDIFKVNGHRLKLYHGEQRKGNKEIEIFLLEDVPLDKEH